In Mus musculus strain C57BL/6J chromosome 1, GRCm38.p6 C57BL/6J, a single genomic region encodes these proteins:
- the Tnni1 gene encoding troponin I, slow skeletal muscle isoform X1, whose translation MPEVERKSKITASRKLMLKSLMLAKAKECWEQEHEEREAEKVRYLSERIPTLQTRGLSLSALQDLCRELHAKVEVVDEERYDIEAKCLHNTREIKDLKLKVLDLRGKFKRPPLRRVRVSADAMLRALLGSKHKVSMDLRANLKSVKKEDTEKERPVEVGDWRKNVEAMSGMEGRKKMFDAAKSPTSQ comes from the exons ATGCCGGAAGT TGAG AGGAAATCCAAGATCACTGCCTCCCGTAAACTCATGCTGAAG AGCCTGATGCTAGCCAAGGCCAAGGAGTGTTGGGAGCAGGAACACGAGGAGCGAGAGGCTGAGAAGGTGCGTTACCTCTCGGAGCGCATTCCCACACTGCAGACCCGCGGTCTGTCTCTCAGTGCCCTTCAG GACTTGTGCCGAGAGCTCCATGCCAAGGTAGAGGTGGTGGATGAGGAGCGCTATGATATTGAAGCCAAATGCCTCCACAACACCAGAGAG ATCAAGGACCTGAAGCTGAAGGTGCTGGACCTCCGTGGGAAGTTCAAGCGTCCTCCCCTGCGCCGGGTCCGTGTCTCAGCCGATGCCATGCTCCGAGCCCTACTGGGCTCTAAGCACAAGGTGTCCATGGATCTGCGGGCCAAcctcaagtctgtgaagaaagaagacacagaaaaG GAGCGGCCAGTCGAGGTAGGAGACTGGAGGAAGAATGTGGAGGCTATGTCTGGCATGGAAGGCCGCAAGAAGATGTTCGACGCTGCTAAGTCCCCGACCTCCCAGTAG